The nucleotide window TTTATTAATTGGAGCTGTTTTAAGTATCCATAAAGAATCTCCTTCTATACTGAAGGAAACTCCTCCAATATTTCCACCAGCTTGAACACTAAAGAAAATAATTAGTAACACACTTAATGTATCAGCTAAGTTTAAGATTCTACCATTTGATATAAGATTTGCTCCTTGGTATAAATTAAAAGATAAAAATCCTAATAGAGCAATGAAGATCAGCATATTATACCACATTAATGGTGTTCTTTTTACAAATAACCAATCTTTTATAAAAATACCGGAAAAATATTTTTGTATAAATAAACTTTTTGCTGATTTAGGTTTTTGAGGTCGTTTAATTCGACTTTGGACATCTTTACTTTTTGACCAGCCAGTAAGAAAAACCTTCTCAGAAAACATTATACTTAAAACAAAACCGGAAATCGTTAACATCATAAAAGGTAAAACGGATTCTTGAACTGGGTAAATAAAGTCTTGTACTGGTAGTAATAAAGTTCTAGCTACCCATATATGTGGCAATTCTCTATCCGTATATATTAATAATTGCTCACTTATGGTTACAATACCTTCTGGTGAAAGATCAAATTCTGCAATTTGAGCAAAGTATTGTCCAACAAGGAATAATAAAAATGCGATAGTAAAAGAGCCAATTGTAATAATCTGTTTTAATTTAAAAGATGAAACTAAACGAATAATTATAAACAAAAATAATGAAGCCATAGAAGTGAAAATTATTGCTGATGCAAATAGTGTTAAAATAATTACTAAAAAGTATAATATGTTAGCTCTAGCTGCTACTCCATAACCTAACCATAGTGCTCCAACAAAGGGAAGTACCTGTAAGAAATTCATTAGTGCACTTTTTATAAATTTGATTATAAACACAGACTTTATAGACAAAGGTAATGTTAGTAAAATTTGTAAGTCATTTGATTCAAAGTAATTCTCAAAAACTACTCTTATCCCATTGAAAACCATTATCATAAAGGCAATAATCACTGATAATGAAAGTAAGTTTAACTCTAATAATTGACTTATTTCAGGGTCTTTTACACTAAAACGTAAAAATCTAAATAAATTATTACTGAAACTAAAAATTATTAGGGAAAGTATGAAAAGTGCAAATAATCCTAAATAAAAACTACAACCTAATCCTTGACCGTTAGCTTTATTAAAGTATATTTTTTTGAAATTTTCTATTTCAAATTTAGTTAATTTTTTTAGTTCATTCAATATAGTCATGGTCATCTCCCCCGGTTATTTCTAGAAACAATTCTTCTAAGTCTGTTTCTTTAGTTTCATCATCTCTCATCTGATAGATTTCATCAATAGTTCCTATAGCCTTTAGTTCTCCACTTTGAATAATTGCTATCTTATGGCACATCTTTTCAGCTATTTCTAATATGTGGGTAGACATAAAGACCGAAACCCCTTTTTTAGTTTCTTCTACAAGTAAATCTTTTAATTGTTTTACACTTTTTGGGTCAAGTCCATTTGTGGGCTCATCTAAAATTAGAATTTTTGGTCGTGGTAATAAAGCTGCT belongs to Natranaerobius trueperi and includes:
- a CDS encoding putative ABC transporter permease subunit yields the protein MTILNELKKLTKFEIENFKKIYFNKANGQGLGCSFYLGLFALFILSLIIFSFSNNLFRFLRFSVKDPEISQLLELNLLSLSVIIAFMIMVFNGIRVVFENYFESNDLQILLTLPLSIKSVFIIKFIKSALMNFLQVLPFVGALWLGYGVAARANILYFLVIILTLFASAIIFTSMASLFLFIIIRLVSSFKLKQIITIGSFTIAFLLFLVGQYFAQIAEFDLSPEGIVTISEQLLIYTDRELPHIWVARTLLLPVQDFIYPVQESVLPFMMLTISGFVLSIMFSEKVFLTGWSKSKDVQSRIKRPQKPKSAKSLFIQKYFSGIFIKDWLFVKRTPLMWYNMLIFIALLGFLSFNLYQGANLISNGRILNLADTLSVLLIIFFSVQAGGNIGGVSFSIEGDSLWILKTAPINKNKLYFSKLGLGMLSNSVIAVLATIIFNFVPDLNIYPLYFTIPLVLVIISALTSVNLYLDISKPNFAIGRSLNQIGGDNKMEGEMRSFSYMLIMFTFVLIFSVILIIGSVIDHWLTIVITLSLIAVLVIILNIWCYKKSVKHLDNYLIG